The Echeneis naucrates chromosome 8, fEcheNa1.1, whole genome shotgun sequence genome has a window encoding:
- the LOC115047771 gene encoding neurogenic differentiation factor 2-like: MLTRLFSDPSLLPDVQKYSGWAEDSDSDDSKIKEEDHDTQDDMDASELRGGSRTHSEHAGEDDEDDEVEEEDDGEDTEGDRPKKRGPKKRKMTQARIERSKMRRIKANARERTRMHDLNSALDNLRKVVPCYSKTQKLSKIETLRLAKNYIWALSEILRSGKRPDLVSYVQTLCKGLSQPTTNLVAGCLQLNSRNFLTEQQCQDGGRYGSGSFSMHSYPYQCARLSSPHCQPGSNSHPLRTHGYCSAYDSLYGGSGSPEYNSPEYEGPLSPPLCINGNFSLKHQGSASPDNEKGYHYSMHYSGLPGSRSSGAHNLVFGSSGARSGIHSENVLPYHDMHLHHERAPVYDELNAFFHN; the protein is encoded by the coding sequence ATGTTGACGAGGCTTTTCAGTGACCCCTCGCTGCTTCCCGACGTGCAGAAATACTCCGGCTGGGCCGAGGACAGCGACAGCGACGACAGCAAGATCAAAGAGGAGGATCACGACACCCAGGACGACATGGACGCCTCCGAGCTGAGAGGAGGCAGCCGGACGCATTCGGAACATGCCGGGGAAGACGATGAGGACGacgaggtggaggaagaggacgacgGAGAGGACACCGAGGGGGACAGACCCAAGAAAAGGGGCCCCAAGAAGCGCAAGATGACACAGGCCCGGATCGAGCGCTCCAAAATGCGACGGATAAAGGCAAACGCCAGAGAGCGGACCCGCATGCACGACCTGAACTCTGCGCTGGACAATCTGCGGAAAGTGGTGCCCTGCTACTCCAAAACGCAAAAACTGTCCAAAATCGAGACGCTGCGTTTGGCCAAAAACTATATCTGGGCCCTGTCGGAGATATTGCGCTCTGGGAAAAGGCCCGACCTTGTGTCCTACGTCCAGACCCTCTGCAAAGGACTCTCCCAGCCCACGACCAACCTAGTGGCGGGGTGCCTGCAGCTGAACTCCCGGAACTTCCTGACTGAGCAGCAGTGTCAGGACGGGGGCAGGTACGGATCCGGCTCTTTCTCCATGCACTCATACCCCTACCAGTGCGCACGTCTATCCAGCCCCCACTGCCAGCCGGGCTCGAACTCGCATCCGCTGAGGACGCACGGCTACTGCTCGGCTTACGACTCTCTGTACGGTGGGAGCGGATCCCCGGAGTACAACAGCCCCGAGTATGAGGGGCCCCTCAGCCCGCCCCTGTGCATCAATGGCAACTTTTCCCTGAAGCACCAAGGCTCCGCGTCCCCCGACAACGAGAAGGGGTACCACTACTCTATGCATTACTCCGGCCTGCCTGGCTCCAGATCCAGCGGGGCCCACAACCTGGTGTTTGGTTCTTCAGGGGCCCGGAGCGGCATTCACTCTGAAAACGTCCTGCCTTACCACGACATGCACTTACACCACGAACGGGCCCCCGTGTATGACGAATTGAACGCGTTTTTTCacaattaa